In Labrus mixtus chromosome 3, fLabMix1.1, whole genome shotgun sequence, a single window of DNA contains:
- the fbxl5 gene encoding F-box/LRR-repeat protein 5, whose protein sequence is MAPFPDEVDVFTGPHWRMKQLVGLYCEKLSKTNFSNNNDFRSFLQSLCATFKEFKMHEQIENEYIIGLLEQRCCTVYNVHSDNKLSEMLSLFEKGLHSVKSEYEQLNYAQQLKERLEAFTQDFLPHMKEEEEVFQPMLMQYFTYEELKDIKKQVIAQHCSQQHWDCAAEVLKGFSLWSQAEELQKAFKYADHEKTDYELEKNRNSSTHISQLPTEIMLRLFHYLSPEDLCRCSQVCSSWSELAKTGSLWRHLYPVHWARGDYYSGPPEDLDQEPDEEWVKSRQNEGRAYQEWDEDADVDESDVSGQKQSSLAISTAQREKKLLNGIIQNLLPAVGPSVKSIVLAYSSTVSSKMVRQILSFCPNITYLDLTQTDVTDSAFDSWLSLGACLFLEHLDLSGCEKITDHTLKKLSVGLGDRTSSPCSGKNPDRRAKLLKSSPIPITFMEEKGLHPVVRKRQALIFKHGASRWGAASTPTRVWVLDSSDLADIEDAADWSRHSGIALRAEESFVETQLVGGSCCCRRSRRRGHRTSSNASYLHQQFAMSGEIFCGHSTCCASDMALRTFTGPQSESSTFRSSTAEFRTKCSSVGGLQCGKRTDQSEEKRSLRFLSLSGCYQVTDLGLRALSQRGGLPVLEHLNLSGCLFITEAGLQELVSACPSLNDEHFYYCDNINGPHADTASGCQNLQCGFRACCRSGE, encoded by the exons cTGTCAAAAACcaacttctccaacaacaaTGATTTCCGGTCATTTCTTCAGTCCCTGTGCGCAACCTTTAAAGAGTTCAAGATGCATGAACAAATTGAGAACGAGTACATCATCGGCCTGTTGGAGCAGCGCTGCTGCACTGTGTACAATGTGCACTCTGACAACAAACTCTCTGAAATGCTGTCCCTCTTTGAGAAAGGCCTGCACAGTGTGAAG agtGAATATGAGCAGCTTAACTATGCCCAGCAGCTGAAGGAGAGACTGGAAGCTTTCACACAAGACTTTCTGCCGCAcatgaaggaagaggaagag GTGTTTCAGCCTATGCTTATGCAGTACTTCACCTATGAGGAGCTCAAGGACATCAAGAAGCAGGTGATAGCACAACACTGCAGCCAGCAGCACTGGGACTGTGCTGCTGAGGTGCTGAAAGGCTTCAGTTTATGGAGCCAGGCTGAGGAGCTGcaaaaagcctttaaatatgCAGATCATGAGAAGACAGATTATG AACTCGAAAAGAACCGAAATTCCTCCACCCACATCTCCCAGCTTCCTACAGAGATCATGCTCAGACTGTTCCACTATCTTAGCCCTGAAGATCTGTGTCGCTGTAGTCAAGTGTGCAGCTCTTGGTCAGAGCTGGCCAAGACCGGCTCTCTGTGGAGGCACCTGTACCCTGTGCACTGGGCCCGAG GGGATTATTATAGTGGCCCACCTGAGGATCTGGATCAGGAGCCCGATGAGGAGTGGGTGAAGAGTCGTCAGAATGAAGGACGGGCCTACCAGGAATGGGACGAGGATGCTGATGTTGATGAATCTG ACGTATCGGGCCAAAAACAGAGCTCCCTGGCAATCAGCACGGCTCAGCGTGAGAAGAAGCTCCTAAATGGGATTATTCAGAACCTGCTGCCAGCCGTTGGTCCGTCTGTTAAGTCCATTGTTCTGGCCTACAGCTCTACAGTCTCTAGTAAAATG GTCCGCCAGATCCTCAGTTTCTGCCCAAATATCACTTACCTGGACCTGACCCAGACAGATGTCACAGATTCTGCATTTGacag ctGGTTATCCCTGGGAGCATGTCTCTTTCTGGAGCACCTGGATTTGTCAGGGTGTGAGAAGATTACTGATCACACTCTGAAGAAACTGTCTGTTGGACTGGGTGACCGCACATCTTCCCCCTGTTCGGGCAAAAACCCAGACCGTCGAGCTAAGCTTCTGAAAAGTTCACCAATACCCATCACATTCATGGAGGAGAAAGGCCTGCATCCAGTTGTGCGGAAGCGTCAGGCTCTCATCTTCAAGCACGGAGCTAGCCGTTGGGGCGCTGCCAGCACCCCCACACGGGTGTGGGTCCTCGACTCCTCAGACCTCGCTGATATTGAAGATGCAGCAGACTGGAGCCGTCATAGTGGAATAGCTCTTCGTGCAGAAGAAAGCTTTGTAGAGACCCAGCTTGTGGGAGGctcatgctgctgcaggaggagcaggaggcgtGGGCACAGGACTAGCTCAAATGCCTCTTATTTGCATCAGCAGTTTGCCATGTCTGGGGAAATATTTTGTGGTCACTCCACCTGCTGCGCTAGCGACATGGCCCTCAGGACATTTACTGGGCCTCAGAGTGAATCGAGCACATTCAGAAGCAGCACTGCAGAGTTTCGGACTAAATGCTCCTCAGTTGGGGGCCTGCAGTGTGGGAAAAGGACTGACCAGTCAGAGGAAAAACGCTCACTGAGGTTTCTCAGCCTCTCTGGATGTTATCAAGTCACAGATTTGGGTTTGAG ggcTCTGTCGCAGCGTGGAGGACTTCCTGTCCTGGAGCATCTCAACCTGTCTGGCTGCCTCTTCATCACTGAGGcggggctgcaggagctggtgtCAGCCTGTCCTTCCCTCAATGATGAGCACTTCTATTACTGCGACAACATCAACG GTCCTCATGCAGACACAGCTAGCGGCTGCCAGAACCTGCAGTGTGGTTTCAGGGCCTGCTGTCGCTCCGGAGAGTGA